One Tunturibacter gelidoferens genomic region harbors:
- the hslU gene encoding ATP-dependent protease ATPase subunit HslU — protein sequence MAIFLPGAAEDQALALDEMTPREIVTELDKYVVGQHAAKRAVAIALRNRMRRQKLPPELADEIMPKNIIMIGPTGVGKTEIARRLAKLTNSPFLKVEASKFTEVGYVGRDVESIVRDLVEIAIDMVREEKMEEVEDKAELAAEDRLIDLLLPPTPNAASAATAAAATHEPGSNLIQLPVAAPVDDSEEKPGDREHRTREKLRQQFREGKLDERTVELDVRDRNQPSFEVISNQGSEEMDINLKDMLPGLFGQRTKKRKMKVAEAFDYLVQEEENRLIDMDQVTRLAVERVEDSGIVFLDEIDKIAGREGGHGPDVSREGVQRDILPIVEGTTVSTKYGMVSTDHILFIAAGAFHVSKPSDLIPELQGRFPIRVELNSLTVNDFIRILTEPKSSLVKQSTALLETEGLKLEFTKEAIAEMAQFAFRVNETTENIGARRLHTILERVLDEISFQAPDLFKSPRAEITEEGVVGEVPVSASLTSEPQMPSPPLPVIERQTATGVEKVIVVDPEYVRQQVASIVKDQDLSRYIL from the coding sequence ATGGCAATTTTTCTACCTGGAGCTGCTGAAGATCAGGCACTCGCACTCGATGAGATGACGCCGCGCGAGATCGTCACCGAGCTTGATAAGTACGTTGTGGGGCAGCATGCGGCAAAGCGGGCCGTGGCGATTGCATTGCGTAATCGAATGCGCCGGCAGAAGCTTCCGCCGGAGCTGGCTGATGAGATCATGCCGAAGAACATCATCATGATTGGGCCGACAGGCGTCGGAAAAACGGAGATCGCTCGGCGTTTGGCTAAGCTGACGAACTCTCCGTTTTTGAAGGTGGAAGCCTCGAAGTTTACTGAGGTCGGCTATGTGGGGCGGGATGTCGAGTCGATTGTGCGTGACCTGGTGGAGATCGCGATCGACATGGTTCGCGAAGAGAAGATGGAAGAGGTGGAGGATAAAGCGGAGCTTGCGGCGGAGGATCGGCTGATCGATCTGCTGCTGCCTCCGACGCCTAACGCGGCATCTGCTGCGACTGCTGCTGCGGCCACGCACGAGCCGGGGAGCAATCTCATTCAACTTCCGGTGGCTGCGCCTGTTGATGACTCTGAGGAGAAGCCGGGGGATCGGGAGCATAGGACGAGAGAGAAGCTCCGGCAACAGTTTCGCGAGGGCAAGCTGGATGAGCGCACGGTGGAGCTGGATGTACGCGACCGCAACCAGCCCAGCTTTGAGGTGATCTCCAATCAGGGCTCGGAGGAGATGGATATCAACCTGAAGGACATGCTGCCGGGGCTGTTTGGACAGCGCACGAAGAAGCGCAAGATGAAGGTGGCAGAGGCCTTCGACTACCTGGTGCAGGAGGAGGAGAACCGGCTAATCGATATGGATCAGGTGACTCGGCTTGCGGTGGAGCGGGTTGAGGACTCGGGGATCGTGTTTCTGGATGAGATCGACAAGATTGCCGGGCGTGAGGGTGGGCATGGGCCGGATGTCTCGCGGGAGGGCGTGCAGCGCGATATTCTGCCGATCGTTGAAGGGACTACGGTTAGCACGAAGTATGGGATGGTTTCGACAGATCACATCTTGTTCATTGCGGCTGGGGCGTTTCATGTGTCGAAGCCCAGCGATCTGATTCCGGAGTTGCAGGGACGTTTTCCGATTCGCGTTGAGCTGAACTCGTTGACGGTGAATGACTTTATTCGCATTCTGACGGAACCGAAGTCGTCGCTGGTGAAGCAGTCTACGGCGCTCCTGGAGACGGAGGGGTTGAAGCTGGAGTTTACGAAGGAGGCGATTGCGGAGATGGCGCAGTTTGCTTTCAGGGTGAACGAAACCACCGAAAACATTGGGGCTCGGAGGCTGCATACGATTCTGGAGCGGGTGCTGGATGAGATTAGTTTCCAGGCGCCGGATTTGTTCAAGAGTCCGCGGGCGGAGATTACGGAGGAGGGTGTTGTGGGCGAAGTACCTGTGTCTGCATCGCTTACGTCGGAGCCGCAGATGCCGTCGCCGCCTCTGCCTGTGATTGAGCGGCAGACTGCTACGGGCGTCGAGAAGGTGATCGTTGTCGATCCGGAGTATGTGCGGCAGCAAGTGGCCTCGATCGTGAAGGATCAGGATCTTTCGCGGTATATTTTGTAG
- the hslV gene encoding ATP-dependent protease subunit HslV: MAADGQVSLGATIMKGTAKKIRRLYQDKVLAGFAGSTADAFSLFARFEGKLEQYAGNLGRAAVELAKDWRTDKMLRQLEALLIVADPKQTFLISGTGDVIDPDEGIATIGSGGSFALASARALMENTDLSAREIAVKSLKIAGQICIYTNDQMTVEELKAETPENQ, translated from the coding sequence ATGGCTGCCGATGGGCAGGTGTCGCTTGGCGCGACGATTATGAAGGGGACGGCGAAGAAGATCCGCCGCCTCTATCAGGACAAAGTGCTGGCGGGATTTGCGGGATCGACTGCGGATGCGTTCTCGCTGTTTGCGCGTTTTGAAGGAAAGCTGGAGCAGTATGCCGGCAACCTGGGACGAGCGGCGGTGGAGCTGGCGAAGGACTGGCGCACGGATAAGATGCTTCGTCAGCTGGAAGCGCTGTTGATTGTGGCGGATCCGAAGCAGACTTTTTTGATCTCCGGTACTGGTGACGTAATCGACCCGGATGAGGGGATCGCGACAATCGGGTCGGGTGGCAGCTTTGCGCTGGCAAGCGCGAGGGCTCTGATGGAGAACACAGATTTAAGCGCCCGGGAGATCGCGGTGAAGAGTCTAAAGATCGCCGGGCAGATCTGCATCTATACCAATGATCAGATGACGGTCGAAGAGTTGAAAGCCGAGACGCCGGAGAACCAGTAG
- a CDS encoding cation diffusion facilitator family transporter, producing MHMVASPNSKMQRVLQLSMVLTLAYVGATFYFGLRAHSLALISEAGHNVSDLLAIVLSFVAVYFQARPATDQKTFGYQRAGVLAAFVNAATLIVLSIWIAFAAIHRFSVPVEVQPKLMMYVAAAGVLMNGTIATLLWKFSGDVNIRSVFLHMLGDTLSTAAVIAGGAAIFFTHMSWIDPVLSILIAGMILWSSIGIIRETLNILLEGTPRNLKLGEIRQAMASVDGVLNVHDLHVWSLGSQSHALASHVTIAEMPMSECSSILADIKCALRDRFHITHTTIQFEITGCETTHGCAAPPELEAIGAHSHGHDHHGHAH from the coding sequence ATGCACATGGTTGCCAGCCCGAACAGCAAGATGCAGCGCGTTCTGCAGCTTTCCATGGTGCTCACGCTGGCATACGTCGGGGCGACTTTCTACTTCGGGCTGCGCGCACACTCCCTGGCCCTTATCTCTGAGGCCGGACACAACGTCAGTGACCTGCTTGCCATCGTGTTGTCCTTCGTAGCCGTTTATTTTCAAGCACGTCCCGCAACCGACCAGAAGACCTTCGGGTACCAGCGAGCGGGCGTTTTGGCCGCCTTCGTCAACGCCGCAACCCTCATCGTGCTCTCTATCTGGATCGCCTTCGCTGCCATCCATCGTTTCAGCGTGCCGGTCGAGGTGCAGCCCAAACTGATGATGTATGTGGCTGCGGCGGGCGTGCTAATGAACGGCACTATCGCAACCCTGCTTTGGAAGTTTTCAGGCGACGTCAACATTCGTAGCGTCTTCCTGCACATGCTTGGCGACACGCTTTCCACCGCCGCAGTGATCGCCGGAGGCGCAGCCATCTTCTTCACCCACATGTCGTGGATCGATCCGGTGCTCTCTATCCTGATTGCCGGAATGATCCTCTGGAGTTCGATCGGCATCATTCGCGAGACCCTGAACATCCTGCTCGAAGGCACGCCGCGTAATCTCAAGCTCGGCGAGATTCGTCAGGCCATGGCCTCGGTTGACGGCGTCCTCAACGTTCACGACCTCCATGTCTGGAGCCTCGGCTCACAGTCGCACGCACTCGCTAGTCACGTCACCATCGCCGAGATGCCTATGTCCGAGTGCAGCAGCATCCTCGCAGACATCAAGTGCGCCCTGCGCGACCGTTTTCACATCACTCACACGACCATCCAGTTCGAGATCACCGGCTGCGAAACCACGCATGGTTGCGCTGCGCCTCCCGAACTCGAGGCAATCGGTGCCCACAGTCACGGGCATGACCATCACGGCCACGCTCACTGA
- a CDS encoding OsmC family protein translates to MDRTGSAVWHGKIMDGTGTISTQSGTLKDTQYSFKTRFADGVGTNPEELIAAAHAGCFTMALSGQLTEAGFTPDTIETTAVLTLDVHGAPTITKIHLTTKAKIPGIDKAKFDELAHNAEVGCPVSKVLKAATITLDATLL, encoded by the coding sequence ATGGATCGCACTGGCAGCGCAGTTTGGCACGGCAAGATTATGGACGGCACCGGCACCATTTCCACGCAGAGCGGCACGTTGAAGGACACGCAGTACAGCTTCAAGACGCGGTTTGCCGACGGTGTGGGGACTAATCCCGAAGAGCTGATTGCGGCGGCGCACGCTGGCTGCTTCACGATGGCGCTTAGCGGACAGCTTACGGAGGCGGGCTTTACTCCCGATACCATTGAGACGACTGCGGTGCTAACGCTCGATGTTCATGGCGCGCCAACGATCACCAAGATTCACCTGACCACGAAGGCGAAGATTCCTGGGATTGATAAGGCTAAATTCGATGAGCTTGCGCACAATGCCGAGGTTGGATGCCCGGTGTCGAAGGTGCTGAAGGCGGCGACGATTACGCTCGACGCTACGCTGCTTTAG